The Montipora foliosa isolate CH-2021 chromosome 10, ASM3666993v2, whole genome shotgun sequence genomic sequence taatgagtattttcagacgtgcaaaatcaatatggcgtcgttccttatatagttcatgtggcacacacaaatggcaaaaactgtatattgtggtaatctccgtaacatttccttgatgactcagaatcttctaggaacagaggggtgggggaattacgtgtgtttgtctgctctagtccccagtggaaatacacctactttacaaccattcaaatgtattttCCCTACTCATCCCCTggggtcaaggggtgggggaaacaaatgactagtgcataacagcaagctttactcgtattttatttaaattatcaaggTGAACCTACAAGCGCCTTGATTAaaccgtatttgttgtttgttgatttttcCAATCGggcgaaatcttgaaaatagttttttattGTTGGTAAAATTGACTGCGGCAGGCGATTCGTCGCGAGCGATTTTAAGTGCGCAAGTTTGAAGTTCAGaaacgctgctatatccaaatatatccagctggttttttactatgttatgtaaaagctatcgatcttaaacatatgtaaaatttagactggagtaatgtggagtactcctaaaagaagcagcggaacacggcttggtcacgataagcgggacatacctgcattcgacactgtctTACTTCACTCAAATTTAAGCAGCTTCCGACGAAAATACTTGAGTGATATTCCAaagacaaaatagtattgagttttgggtcaaaatatcaaaaaggcctttaaggacggtgcctactaattaaagatatttttgccccggtgtgtgattatgcaggaaatgtagatcttaacaagtgttactgaaatccaaaaagaaaattgggggtaaccacgcatttttcaaagataattcatgaataatatttgtaaaaagctgtaaaatacaaagcaatgtatggcgttctttctcaaattgaaactttattatctctcaaaaatgcatggttacccccaattttctttttgaataccaagagtacttattaagatctactttatccggatagttttaaaccgcgcaaaaatatccctgtattagtgagcatcagcgataggaaatccgagtatctggagatgcgcagaacgtatgcgcaataacaatagtaggcaccgtccttaaacaatacactactggtggcccaaaaataaagaaagaaaacttaatTTCCGGTTCGTcgagaggatatttttggcagccattaattgcaccggaagcgcggaaggagcgctcgtgccagtccttctccgcatcacacattggaccaagagcggactgcccgtttcaccgccctatgtataagcgccctgTTCTGACGGATGGCAGAGTGTGCACTCCGTCTTCTCCagacgagccgccattttgaaaatcgcagaggagaagaccctggggacgaggttgttttAGCTCCACACTCCGACTGGAGATAACTAACTATTCGAGACACGTTTGCAAATGAATACTTCACAAAGATGCTTTCTGACACTGATCGCAGCTGCAGGTTTTATTATGCTCGTCATTATAGGCTTCCATTTTATGTCTGATGTTAACTTTGTCGAATTTGCCTACCACTTTCGGATGAACAGTTCTGCTAGTGAACTGAAAGGAAGAAGTCAGTCCGTGGAATTGGGAACGGAAAACAACTTTACTCGTGAAATGACGGTAATTCTCGTGTACACTTCATTTTTCGGAGATACAAACTGGGTGAAAAAGGGTGGAAGGTGCGTTTGGTATCAACCCGAGGAACGGCAATGCCGAATGGATCTTTTTGAAATTACGTTAAACAAGACGCGGTTTGCTGAAAGCAGCATCGTTATATTTCACGCCAGGAACATGCCAGCGGTGAGCGAGTTGAAGTCATTATTGAAGAGCAGGCCTACGTCTCAGCGCTGGGTGTATGCACTATGGGAGAGTCCGATGGCTACTCCTAACCCATCAGCATTGAACGGCTTGTTCAACTTGACATGGACTTACAGGACTGATTCAGACTTTTGGGCACCTTATGGGTATTATGAATCATACCGTGAAGAAGATGGCAAGATGAATGAAGTGGCGACCGTGACAGATTATACCGAAGGAAAATCAGAACTTGTTGCTTGGATGGTTAGCAACTGTTCTCCTCAACTGCGACTATCTTTTGTTCGCGAGCTGAAAAAATTCATCAAAGTTGACGTATATGGATCTTGTTCCAGAATATTTGGCCAATCTCTATCTTGTTCACGGGAAAAGACAAGCGACTGTGTTAGAAAATATAAATTCtacctttcatttgaaaacgcTCTATGTGAGGATTACATTACTGAAAAGTACTGGGGTTATCTCGGTAAGTTTTATATTTTCTTATTTGTGCTAtcgtttgtttttcgttttcaaAGCCTAAATAGAGAGCAGTACACTGTTTCAGTCACATAATTGTCTAGCTTACTCATAACGGTGATAACAATGGGGGACGTGACAGGCCAACACAACTCCTATCGACatgttttagccagcttagagtttggctcgaacgagtatgtcttttaaggatctgccccttttgtatAAAACGATCGGGGGAGCTTGAAATATTTCGCTAAGTAGCGGTTGTTGCTGGATTAAATGGCATTTTTGCATGAATATTTGTTTAAGGTTATGCACCGTAGGGCGGTAGTGTGTGACGAAGGACAAGATCTCAAAGTGTAGCGGTAATAAGGCTTTCTGGGTATCCTCGTTCAATAAGACTTGCGAACGCGAGATTTTAGTCTTGAATTCATTTTCAGAGGAGTTTGTACGGAGAAGTCTAAGTGCTTCGCCCTTGATGAAGCCTTTTTGACCCCTAAGGGGTGGCAGCTTGAGAAATGCGtatactgaaatgtttcagtaggtttgaaatgcGTTTCTATATCTAACATAGATTTTTCAGCGAATCGTTCGCCTTTGGAAACGTTTGTGTCAAGGAACGTAATCTTAGTACGTGATAGTTTGGTGGTGCTTGTTTGCTATATGCAGTtcaatgaattgcgtgacttGGTGTTTGTGTATATTCCAAATTGGAGAATATATCGTCAATATACCTTGTCGAGCCTAGTGATTTAAGTGCGCTTTGGTTTAAGAATCTCTGTTTCTACCTCtgccataaagatatttgcaaaagcTACTGCCATCTTGGTGCCAATGGCATTTCCATGTGTTTGGAGGTAGTTTTTTGCCATTAAACTCGAATGAGTTCTCTTGAAGGATTAAGTTTAAGCACTCTTTTAAGATACTGTGTAGGAATGAGGGCTGTAGTTATAGAAAGAGTCGTATATCTTGCACACTGTCTCAACTGTCTCCTCCTGAGGTATGTTTGTGTGTAGGCTAGTCACGTCCATCTAGACAAGGATTGCATTTTTCGGCACTCTTGTTGTTTCTATGAGGTTGGTGAAATCGGTCGTGTCTTTTAGATAcgacttttgtttttgtgctatAGGCTGAAGTAGCCTGTCTACAAATGATGAAAGTCTCTCAGTAGgaccatcacacccagatattatAGGTCTAGCAACCAGAGTTGGTTTGTGTATTTTAGTGAGCGTGTAGAATACTGGTATGCGAGGCAGATTTGGTGTTAGACAAAGCCATTTCTTAGTCATGTCGTCAATGTGGTTTTGTTGGTAGAGTTCGTTTCCTACTATTTAAGAACTCTTACGGACGAGGCTGTAACCATTGGCCTTAACAGGGGCCTGTAGCGCTCAAAGTTGTCTAACAAGACTTGTCCTTCTAGAATTTTGTCCGCAGTGTTTAGAACAACAGTtcgaccctgagtgttggtccgacctcctgcatggcagcccggtgctcaaccaactgagccactggtgtcTTTGTTCATTGTGAGACAGATTATTCTTAGGCTTTGAAAGTTGGACTTCTGCAAGTAGAACTCTAGTTTCTTCCAGATAGCTTTCATAGGCCACTGAGTGTTGAACTGGAGGAATCCAGATTTGACGTGGAAAGGGTGCAGTTTGTTGTTTTCCTCATGATAATTGAAGGAGCATTCTTTTGGCAAATTGGTCAAAGTGTTTTAGGAGATGGCGCCTAATTTGtatttctttctgttttggtgTGAGAATGAATTTCAGCCCTTTTGCCAGTAAATTGATCTGGTCATTTGTAAGTTCTAGGCTCGAGAGGTTTTTGATATGTTTTTTGTTTGCCTCTGTTTGCTCATCGAATCGGTCGATTCGATTATTTTGTTTGCGTATTTTGCGCGTTTTATTACACACTCTAGACGGTTTTGTATGCCCACTTCCCCTCTTAAGTGTTATGAGAGTCATTGAGTAGACAGACCTGTATAATCTCTCTTCTTTTTATTCGagttcaacagttttacaatTTGTTGTAGTTCCTCGATCGTTTTCTCTACCCTTTGTACAGTCTAGCTAGGCGCCGAGCGCGCAAAAGCTGATTTTCTGGTTACAGTGCTATCTGTGTTCGGCACACTATTCGTAATTGTTTTCTGTTTCTGGAGAGAGGAGGACGAGGTTGCCCTATCTGATTAATCAGGTAACATTTTGTGAGGCAACGGTTCAGGAAGCAAGGTTAAGCTgtaataaaatgtttattttttttgtttcacattcAATTGTTATTCCAGGCCaatctatcctttctggttcacccaATCTAAGACATGGCATTCAGCTCTAGTAATTTCATGATCTTATGTGGGATATACCACATGtttagttatttttctttcacattCACTATGAATTGTGCCCATATTGTATATCCTATCTGCTTCATCCCGACTGAAGTGGTATAATTTCAGAGTAATATCTGAGTGCCAGTAGGATATATAACATGTTTAGTAATTCTTTGTTGACCTTTGCTGTTCATCAATTCAAGACCAATGTTGTATATCTCTTCTGGTTTACCcaggctgaagtcctggcattTGGTGTTTTGTTTCTTTATCTATCTtttctggttcacccaggctgaagtcctggtattgtgatgcctgagtgcttctAGGGTatataacatgttttgtttcttttatttgaaaACTTCACTTTTAACTAGGCTATAATGTTATCTAGACTATTCTTTCTGGTTCTCCCGGGCTGAAGTCTTGGTATTGTGTGTGATGCCTGGGTGCTTTTGGGATATACCTGtataacatgttttgtttcttctctTTAAAAAGTTCTTGTTTAACTTGGGTATTTTTGTTATGTACCCTTTTTGGTTCACCCAGGCTGAAGTCCTGGGATTGTGTGTGATGCCCAAGTTCTTCTGGGATGTATAACTTGTTTTTTCTCTTTaccctgaaaaattcacttttaactagGCTGTAATGTTAtgtatcctttctggttcacccaAGCTAAAGTCCTGGCATTgtgtgtgatgcctgagtgcttctgggatatataacaTGTTTTGTGTCTTTTGTTTGAAAAGATCTTGTTTAACTAGGCTGTATGTTATCTATCCTTTGTGGTTCACCCAAGCTGAAGTCCTTGCATTGTGTGTGATGCCTGAGTTCTTCTGGGATGTGTCAcatatgttttgtttctttttttggaaaaaatcacttttaactaggctataatgttatctatcctttctggttcacccaggctGAATTTCTGGCATTGTGTTTGATGCCTAAATGCTTTTGGGATatataacatgttttgtttctttttattgaaaaattaattttagctAGGGtataatgttatctatcctttctgcTTCTCCCAGGCTAAAGTCCTAGTATTgtgtgtgatgcctgagtgcctctgggatatataacatgttttgtttcttttctttaaaaagttCATGTTTAACTAGGCTATATGTTATCTATCCTTTGTGGTTCACCCAAGCTGAAGTCCTGGTATTgtgtgtgatgcctgagtgcttctgtgatgtataacatggttttttttttctttgcaaaattcacttttaaccAGGCTATAATATTATCTgtcctttctggttcacccaggctGAGGTCCTGGCATTgtgtgtgatgcctgagtgcttctgggatatatacatgtaacatgttttgtttctttgtattgaaaaattcagttttgaCTAGGGGataatgttatctatcctttTTGGTTCTTCCAGACTAAAGTCCTGGTGTTgtgtgtgatgcctgagtgcttctgggaTATACCGGTATAACATGTTTTGTGTCTTTTGTTTGAAAAGTTCTTGTTTAACTAGGCTGTATGTTATCTATCCTTTGTGGTTCACCTAAGCTAAAGTCCTTGCATTgtgtgtgatgcctgagtgcttctgggaTGTGTAACATCTTTTGttccttttctttgaaaatttcaCTCTTAACTAGGCTATAATGTTAGCTATCCTTTCCGGTTCTCCCAGGCTGAAGTCCTGGTATTGCATttgtgtgatgcctgagtgcttctggaatataaaacatgttttgtttcttttcattcaaaaattcacttttaaataactaggctataatgttatctatcctttctggttctcCCAGGCTGAACTCCTGGTATtgtgatgcctgagtgcttctAGGGTatataacatgttttgtttcttttatttgaaaACTTCACTTTTAACTAGGCTATAATGTTATCTAGACTATTCTTTCTGGTTCTCCCAGGCTGAAGTCTTGGTATTGTGTGTGATGCCTGGGTGCTTCTGGGATGTGTAACATCTTTTGttccttttctttgaaaatttcaCTCTTAACTAGGCTATAATGTTAGCTATCCTTTCCGGTTCTCCTAGGCTGAAGTCCTGGTATTgtgtgtgatgcctgagtgcttctgggatataaaacatgttttgtttctttttattgaaaaattcacttttaaataactaggctataatgttatctatcctttctggttctcCCAGGCTGAACTCCTGGTATTgtgtgtgatgcctgagtgcttctgggatatataacatgttttgtttgttttctttgaaaagttCACCTTTAACCAGGCTATAATGTTATCTACCCTTTCTGGTTCTCCCAGGCTGAAGTCCTTGTGTTGTGTGTGATGCCTGAGTTCTTCTGGGAGATATAACatattttgcttcttttctttgagaaaTACTTTTAATTAGGCTATACAGGTGTAATGTTATTTATTCTTTCTGGTTCTCCCAGGTTGAAGTCCTGGCATTgtgtgtgatgcctgagtgcttctgggataacaggttttgtttcctttctttgaaaatttcaCTCTTAACTAGGCTATAATGTTAGCTATCCTTTCCGGTTCTCCCAGGCTGAAGTCCTGGTATTGCATttgtgtgatgcctgagtgcttctggaatataaaacatgttttgtttcttttcattcaaaaattcacttttaaataactaggctataatgttatctatcctttctggttctcCCAGGCTGAACTCCTGGTATtgtgatgcctgagtgcttctAGGGTatataacatgttttgtttcttttatttgaaaACTTCACTTTTAACTAGGCTATAATGTTATCTAGACTATTCTTTCTGGTTCTCCCAGGCTGAAGTCTTGGTATTGTGTGTGATGCCTGGGTGCTTCTGGGATGTGTAACATCTTTTGttccttttctttgaaaatttcaCTCTTAACTAGGCTATAATGTTAGCTATCCTTTCCGGTTCTCCTAGGCTGAAGTCCTGGTATTgtgtgtgatgcctgagtgcttctgggatataaaacatgttttgtttctttttattgaaaaattcacttttaaataactaggctataatgttatctatcATTTCTGGTTCTCCCAGGCTGAACTCCTGGTATTgtgtgtgatgcctgagtgcttctgggatatataacatgttttgtttgttttctttgaaaagttCACCTTTAACCAGGCTATAATGTTATCTACCCTTTCTGGTTCTCCCAGGCTGAAGTCCTGGTGTTGTGTGTGATGCCTGAGTTCTTCTGGGAGATATaacatattttgtttcttttctttgagaaaTACTTTTAATTAGGCTATACAGGTGTAATGTTATTTATTCTTTCTGGTTCTCCcaggctgaagtcctggcattgtgtgtgatgcctgagtgcttctgggataacaggttttgtttcctttcattGAAAAATTCGCTTTTGACTAGGCTATAATGTTATTTATTctttctggttcacccaggctgaagtcctggcattGTGTGTGATGCTTGAGTGCTTCTGGGATGTGTCACATCTTTTGttccttttctttgaaaatttcaCTCTTAACTACAGTGccgctcggagataagcgaacaaCGCAGAAGCAAAATGAACGCACGCGATATGCGTATACGCGTTTTTTTTTACGCGTCTAAAATTGCGTATCGTATACGCGTTTGTGCCTTTGTTATTCATAACCATAATTTTGCTTTTCCAGTATTGTTTGcggaacaaaagaataattatattGCGTGACTGCCGACaagtcaaaaatttgcatatggTATGTGGCTTTGATTTCTGTCAATTTCGATCCGCATATGCCGCCGATGAAAGCATCCACAGGGCATTATTTCGAAGTTTAGTACCCTTTACATGCAGCAAAGGTCTCGAGAGACGAGAGAAATTAAATCAGCAAATTATGACCCGAAAAACCGAagacatgaatttttttcagtgtttgcCGTGACGCGGTATTTACAGCTACTTCACCGTGACTTTTTGCCGACGCGTGCAAAGTCCAATAATTCCTCGTAGAAAAATCAACTAAATTCGATTGGCATATCAtagaaagtttttaaaaaatcttttctttGTACTGAGAGCATTTCACCGTTTGAATCAGTGAATTATGTCCCGAATCACATCACGATGGCCTCTCGCCGGCGCGTGCCCAAAATTAACCCGATAATTTTCCTtgcagaaaaatcaaataaatgtgATCAGCGCATCATTGAgccattgaagaaaaaaattgtgtctGAAGTGAAAGCATTGTACCCGTTGAAATCAGAAAATCGTATCCAACAGGACCAGAGATGTGGATATTACATGAtaaacatgttttgtttctttgtattgaaaaattcagttttgaCTAGGCGATAATGTTATCTACTCTTTTTGGTTCACCCAGGCTGAAGTCCTGACATTgtgtgtgatgcctgagtgcttctgggaTGTGTaacatctttttttccttttctgtaaAAAATTCGCTCTTAACTAGGCTATAATGTTATCTACCCTTTCTGGTTCTCCCAGGCTGAAGTCCTGGTATTGTGTGTGATGCCTGAGTTCTTCTGGGAGatataacatgttttgtttcttttctttgagaaaTTGACTTTTAATTAGGCTacaatgttattttttctttctggttCACCCAAGCTGAAGTCCTGGTGttgtgtgatgcctgagtgtTTCTGTGATatataacatgttttgtttcttttcattgaaaatttcagttttgaccaggctataatgttatctatcctttctggttcacccgGGCTAAAGTCCTGGTATtctgtgtgatgcctgagtgcttGTGGGACATAACATGTTTTgtctgttttctttgaaaacttcacttttaacttcagctataatgttatctatccGTTCTGTTTCACTCGGGGTGAAGTCCTGGCCTTTAAAATTTGTACGGTGCCTGAACTCCTCTGGGATATATACTATGTTCCATAATGTGATCATACTAATAGCCTTTTATATAATTGTACGCATTTGAGGAATTTGTTAATTTATTCTATTCTAATAAGGCAATAGGGTCCCCATGTAACTCTCTTTTCTATAGTTAAGCCATGGACGTTTCATTGAAGTGCATGTCAGTGTCAGTGACGTTTTTATTGGCCGGGATGTGTTGCACTTTGTTTTTTGCTGGGATTGTTTTGAATTTCAGCGTCATTTATTTCCTTTATTACGTATAGTCCAGATCTTTTATAACGGACAGCTCTACTTATGagcaccaaaaacaaaaaacaaaacaaaacaatttaattGAACCCCCATAAAAGTTCCTTTTTGTCGGGTTACCAGAACAATAACTTAAAGCAACTTTTTTTCTATAGTATTGATTGCCAGTATTACAAACAACTCCATTTTGATTTGCTCACAGTGGAACTACGTAACTTATGGCCTGTTTGTGGTATGGGGCAAGCCAGCCCATTGAGGCGgctgggggccgtttctcgaaagtcccgaaactttacgggcaatttttgggtgtcacaattccttttgtaactcaagaacaaagagcatttaattcgtcaaacttctcagttatttttctttgtgttaccttgaaaacatgttaaaaggtcgGCTTTCCAAAAAAAGCGGACATTTACTAAACCATGAAACAGCAGAACACCGAAACAGCtaatttttccaattttttttcttgaacacCGAAACtcacaaagaaacaaattcaGCTGATATTGGTTCTGTTGAGAAATTTGTGGCCTCTGCAAAGAGGGTCTCCAGTCGTGGATGTCCTGATGTGCAAGCGATTCATTAGATAAGCAATCTGGATAAAAATTATCGCTCAGTCTCGTTGAAGAATATATTCAGACGAAGGTAAGCTATTTGTACTGCTGCATATTGAGCAAAAAGCGCACAAATGTGAGAAAAATAAAGATACTAACCTTCGCTGATGCAAAATCATTCGGCAGGCGTCACTACCGAGAGAAAACTGGGTGCCGCAGTTTGAGCCTGTTAACCTGGCACCTTCTGCGGTCTTTATTGCCATAGAATTAGCTATGACATTGGCTTGGGACGTTGGATTAGCCTGCAGAGCAAGTTTATATTGGGTGGGTGAGCGATAAATGCTCCTTCGATTTATGCCGCAGATGATCCTTGAAACTAACAGAGGGTCAGTCCGACCCTAGTTCCCAGTTCTCCCCTTGAAAGGGTTCAAAAATGGCGGTCTTTAAACGAGTGTTCGTACACTAAAACGTCTGCTATACAGGTTAACGTTGAATGGGAAAGAGTTTTAAGACAAACGTACCATCCAGTCTGGCGAATGGAGTTTACATTGCTGGCCGGGAGCAAAAAGAGATCCCCAAATTTTAACTACAAGGAAGTTCGAACATCAAGTAAATATATCAAAAGGCTCTTTGGCCTCAACTGAATATTAAACTTAATTGACTTAAAACAGAACCAAACGTTATGTCCTCTGGAGCGTTTTGACGTTAAACAAGAATGGAACTCAATGACCGTAATTCACGGTGCATGGCTGAAAACTCAGGTGCCTAGGCACGCAGTATTAATCTCAAATGTTGGTTCAGTCCCTAATCTCACACTGACTTCTGGTGGTATGCATGTATTCTCTCTCCATGATAGGGAGGATCTGCCTTCATAACACAGGATTTCTTGAAATGGTAATGACAAGCATTCTCTTTACCAAGCTTCATCTTGCCATCAGATGGGCTCCTGTAAGACCGCCTTTCTCTTCTAGCGAGGCACAAGTCAGGTTAACGTAGAAAAGAAAAGGGTTGAGAACAACGTACCACCCAGTTTGGCGAATGGAGTTTACATTGCTGGCCGGGAGCAAAAGAGATCCCCGAATGTTAACTAAAAGGAAGTTCGAACATCAGGTAAATATACCAAAAGGCTAATTGGCTTCGACTGAATATTAAACCTCATTGACTTTTAACAGAACCAAACAATAATGTCCTCTAGAACGTTTTGATGTTAAACAAATATGGAACTCAATGCTTGAAATCCCTGGTGAATAACGGCTGAAAACCCAGTTGCCTAGGCACACAGCATTAAAGTCAAATCTAAGTTcagtttgaaaattaaaaaaagttaCGGGCCAAATTCTTTTTGCAAAACTTCCCTATGTACTTGGGCCAATTTCACGCTGTCCTCTGGTGGTATGCATATTGTCTCTCCTTGATAGGGAGGATCTGCCTTCACAACACAGGATTTCTTGAAATGGTAATGACAAGCACTCTCTTTACCAAGCTTCATCTTGCCATCGGATGGGCTCCGTAAGACTGCCTTTCTCTATCCTTCCCTGCTCATCTCGCGTTGGTCTTTGCTTTGGCACTTACCCTGGCACACTGTTATCCTCCTACTCACCCACTTGAGAAAGAATTCAGATTTTTTAAAAGGACTTGCTGGAGAAGGAATCCGTTGCTCATCAAACGGGTTGGCATAGTTTGTGACAGTGATTCTCCCAGCGGCAGATTGTCCATACTTTTTTGCTGGCTTTCCACCCTTCTTGCCTGCTCCTTTTGGAGTGTCACTTAGTATCATGCCTGCGAAGGAAACAGATGCTCCCTTACACTTCTGGCGCCAGTCAAGAAACGATGGAAGCAGATTCAAGGTGTCAGCAACAGCCACCGAATGTGCACACATGGGGGTAGACAGCCACATTTTGCAACCATCATCACATTTGAATCTGCCAGACTTTTCTTTTGTAACAAAGTGGAGCCGCTTCCCTGTCTTACTTTCCACATGCCATGAATGGGTGCTTCCAGGTGCACTGACAATTGCATCTGACTTTGAAATAAGTGCAGCAGCTTTCAACCAGATCCCTTCTTCTATTGCTTCAGGAATCCCAGGAATTTGAACTTCACCAGCACTAACTGCCAAGGCACAAACAGGCTTCATGTGAGGTTGGTGTGCACTCATGAGCTCCTGTGTCCTGGTACTTGAAACAACGTCAGATTGGTTGTAAGGGATCTCAACAGCTGCtttcctgaattttttcagatGGGCTTCTCTTTCCTGTGCACTCCATCTGTGCCATTCTGTGGAGTCAACCTGGAATGTGTGATAAGAGAAATAGAATTTATTTTATAATCACTACACCTTGGATCCCAATATAATAATGACGATCTTGTTATTGCTCCCCATTTTTGTTACGAGCATTTTTGGTTTGAACTTCACGTTCCATTTTAAGTACTCAGTATACACAATGAAATGCTCACTCTCTCACTTTGCTTTTCCCATCCAGTGTAAAGAAACTGAAAGTTtttaacataaaagaaatagCCTTACCCTGGTGTTTGTGTCATCACTGAAGTCTTGAACACTAGATAACACATGTCTACTTTGTTCATGTTGTTGGGTATATGAATTGATCGTTTGTGTGTTCTTATCACCAGCCGTAAAACAAGAGACTAAACCCTCTACT encodes the following:
- the LOC137973319 gene encoding 3-galactosyl-N-acetylglucosaminide 4-alpha-L-fucosyltransferase FUT3-like isoform X2, which produces MNTSQRCFLTLIAAAGFIMLVIIGFHFMSDVNFVEFAYHFRMNSSASELKGRSQSVELGTENNFTREMTVILVYTSFFGDTNWVKKGGRCVWYQPEERQCRMDLFEITLNKTRFAESSIVIFHARNMPAVSELKSLLKSRPTSQRWVYALWESPMATPNPSALNGLFNLTWTYRTDSDFWAPYGYYESYREEDGKMNEVATVTDYTEGKSELVAWMVSNCSPQLRLSFVRELKKFIKVDVYGSCSRIFGQSLSCSREKTSDCVRKYKFYLSFENALCEDYITEKYWGYLGRICLHNTGFLEMRGTSQVNVEKKRVENNVPPSLANGVYIAGREQKRSPNVN
- the LOC137973319 gene encoding alpha-(1,3)-fucosyltransferase 7-like isoform X1, whose product is MNTSQRCFLTLIAAAGFIMLVIIGFHFMSDVNFVEFAYHFRMNSSASELKGRSQSVELGTENNFTREMTVILVYTSFFGDTNWVKKGGRCVWYQPEERQCRMDLFEITLNKTRFAESSIVIFHARNMPAVSELKSLLKSRPTSQRWVYALWESPMATPNPSALNGLFNLTWTYRTDSDFWAPYGYYESYREEDGKMNEVATVTDYTEGKSELVAWMVSNCSPQLRLSFVRELKKFIKVDVYGSCSRIFGQSLSCSREKTSDCVRKYKFYLSFENALCEDYITEKYWGYLGDGNVVPVVMGGADYIKLAIPGSYINVMDFKTVKQLAEYLQYLDKNNTAYNEYFTWRLKYKVYQDLLSFCAVCRHFYPDNLPETKVYQDLTEYWSQKGKCNQKDQFVINMLNN